One genomic region from Thermoleptolyngbya sichuanensis A183 encodes:
- a CDS encoding NF041680 family putative transposase, protein MIFNELQQFRQTLYASLGNARDALFDLMDAVLVSACIVSFVRLSQSPVFRRQWSSTYEALRDSRLPRSKVLKLLVQQIPTQQQPLLAGDASRWNRPAARRLKDRTLSGRTGHAPIAGQNYSTLAWIAEDRGSWALPLRHERITSFETPASKAAFQLKQVTRQLAVRPLAIYDRGYGNASFVNQTAGIEADLLLRVTSNRCVYGAPPAYRGRGAPAKHGHKMKLNDPDTWSVPVETVEVDDPNWGRVRVSRWSAYHFRKSPKRAMEVLRVEVLETQSSTRRLAPLWLVWLGEQMPPLETLWLHYLRRFAIEHWYRFAKQRLYWTHPQFSSVSATEQWSSLMPLLSWQLWLARKDCTDHPLPWQAPQETLTPGRVAQAFAGILAAIGTPAPAPKPRGKSPGRGKGHKPTPRPCYPMVKKRASKRKTSEQSLNSPVATAA, encoded by the coding sequence ATGATTTTCAACGAACTTCAGCAATTTCGCCAAACGTTGTATGCCAGCTTGGGAAACGCCAGAGATGCCCTGTTTGATCTGATGGATGCCGTGTTAGTGAGTGCGTGCATCGTGTCGTTTGTGAGGCTATCGCAGAGTCCTGTCTTTCGTCGCCAGTGGTCGAGCACCTATGAAGCGTTGCGCGATAGCCGCCTACCCCGATCAAAGGTGCTGAAGCTGTTGGTGCAGCAGATACCGACTCAGCAGCAACCGTTGTTGGCAGGTGATGCGAGTCGGTGGAACCGTCCTGCTGCCAGGCGTTTGAAAGACCGCACCTTATCAGGCAGAACAGGACATGCCCCGATAGCCGGACAAAACTACAGTACCTTAGCCTGGATTGCTGAAGACAGGGGCAGTTGGGCATTACCATTGCGGCATGAGCGCATCACCAGCTTTGAAACACCCGCCAGTAAAGCGGCATTCCAACTCAAACAAGTGACTCGGCAGTTAGCGGTGCGTCCGTTGGCGATCTACGACCGAGGGTACGGCAATGCCAGTTTTGTCAACCAAACGGCAGGGATTGAGGCAGACTTGCTGCTGCGGGTTACATCCAATCGATGTGTCTATGGCGCGCCCCCAGCGTATCGAGGGCGAGGCGCACCTGCCAAGCATGGACATAAGATGAAACTCAATGACCCTGACACTTGGAGTGTCCCGGTCGAAACCGTTGAAGTCGATGATCCCAACTGGGGACGAGTGCGGGTCAGTCGTTGGAGTGCATACCATTTCCGCAAATCCCCCAAACGGGCAATGGAAGTGTTGCGCGTGGAGGTGCTGGAGACACAGAGCAGCACGCGACGCTTGGCTCCTTTGTGGTTAGTTTGGCTGGGTGAGCAGATGCCTCCGTTAGAAACCCTGTGGTTGCACTACCTCCGTCGCTTTGCCATTGAACACTGGTATCGCTTTGCCAAGCAGAGGCTATATTGGACACATCCCCAGTTCAGTTCTGTATCGGCAACCGAACAGTGGAGCAGCCTGATGCCGTTGCTCAGTTGGCAGTTGTGGTTAGCGCGAAAGGACTGTACTGACCACCCCTTGCCCTGGCAGGCACCGCAAGAAACGTTGACTCCGGGTCGGGTCGCACAAGCGTTTGCAGGCATTTTGGCAGCGATTGGCACCCCTGCTCCTGCGCCTAAACCTCGTGGTAAATCGCCAGGACGAGGCAAGGGGCACAAGCCAACTCCTCGTCCCTGCTATCCGATGGTCAAAAAACGAGCCTCGAAACGCAAGACATCCGAACAATCCCTGAACAGTCCGGTTGCAACAGCAGCTTAA
- a CDS encoding DUF751 family protein, which produces MQDFFTNVSRYPRYLISFSLGVLYTFVKPLLPLFQRPTTAIATSLLLLSGFAFIAFTLRAMLEL; this is translated from the coding sequence ATGCAGGACTTTTTTACCAACGTTTCTCGCTACCCCCGCTATTTAATTAGCTTTTCGCTGGGCGTGCTATACACATTCGTCAAGCCGCTGTTGCCGCTGTTTCAAAGGCCCACGACGGCGATCGCCACGTCTCTTCTGCTCCTCTCTGGCTTCGCCTTCATTGCCTTTACCCTCCGCGCTATGCTGGAGCTTTAG
- a CDS encoding glycoside hydrolase family 3 N-terminal domain-containing protein, whose product MTTRAQLRPQWEDLSLPQQVAQMVVVRASGYWFDHQIQYPAWEPPLETLRYWVEDLGVGGVILLGGSAAEVAGRSHWLQSWAELPLLIAADVEEGVGQRFAGATWFPPPMALGELAKRDLPAALRDAEAMGAALAQEALAVGINWVLAPVVDVNNNPANPVINVRAFGDTPEIVSKLATAFIRGAQQFPVLTCAKHFPGHGDTATDSHLDLPLIPHGLTRLEQVEFPPFQAAIAQGVDSIMSAHLLIPALDERWPATLSRRILTRQLRDRLGFDGLVSTDALVMGAIANHYGPNEAAVLAVEAGADILLMPADPEGAIQAVCDAVASGRIAPARIQDSLARIQQAKRKLRPQMPTGGTSHAWENLPPAGFDIEPLMAHLAQPQTQHLATDLLQGSMRVHVPTRSRLQNLTLAAPRRTLIVLDDVLEREFLNRTAPAIALPRQRGFRVEIVDGHTPAGLALQEPSPTPTLLQLFVRGNPFRGSAGLSQLAAGWFQHLLDTQQLAGLVVYGSPYILEQFLPQLPVEVPYVFTYGQMAQAQSIALQTLLVD is encoded by the coding sequence ATGACGACTCGCGCCCAGCTTCGTCCCCAGTGGGAAGACCTGTCGCTGCCGCAGCAGGTGGCGCAGATGGTGGTCGTGCGAGCCTCCGGCTACTGGTTTGACCATCAGATTCAGTATCCCGCCTGGGAGCCACCCCTGGAAACACTGCGCTACTGGGTGGAGGATTTGGGCGTGGGTGGTGTGATTTTGCTGGGCGGCAGTGCGGCGGAGGTGGCCGGGCGATCGCACTGGCTCCAGTCTTGGGCAGAGTTGCCGCTGCTGATTGCTGCCGATGTGGAAGAGGGCGTGGGGCAGCGATTTGCAGGCGCGACCTGGTTTCCCCCGCCGATGGCGCTGGGTGAACTTGCCAAGCGGGATTTGCCTGCGGCCTTGCGCGATGCCGAGGCGATGGGCGCGGCCCTGGCGCAGGAAGCCCTTGCCGTGGGCATTAACTGGGTGCTGGCTCCAGTGGTGGATGTGAACAACAACCCGGCGAATCCAGTGATCAACGTGCGGGCCTTTGGCGATACACCAGAGATCGTCAGCAAGCTGGCCACCGCCTTTATTCGAGGCGCACAGCAGTTTCCGGTGCTGACCTGTGCCAAGCACTTCCCCGGCCACGGCGACACGGCCACCGATTCGCATCTAGATTTGCCGCTGATCCCCCACGGATTGACTCGACTAGAGCAGGTTGAATTTCCTCCGTTTCAGGCGGCGATCGCCCAGGGGGTCGATTCCATCATGAGCGCCCACCTGCTGATTCCGGCGCTGGATGAACGCTGGCCCGCCACGCTGTCGCGCCGGATTTTGACCAGGCAACTGCGCGATCGCCTGGGCTTTGACGGGCTGGTTTCAACGGATGCGCTGGTCATGGGAGCGATCGCCAATCACTATGGCCCCAACGAAGCCGCCGTGCTGGCCGTGGAAGCGGGAGCCGACATTTTGCTAATGCCTGCTGACCCAGAGGGCGCAATTCAGGCCGTCTGCGATGCTGTCGCGTCGGGTCGCATTGCCCCAGCGCGGATTCAGGACTCCCTCGCCCGCATTCAGCAGGCCAAGCGCAAGCTGCGTCCCCAAATGCCCACGGGCGGCACGTCCCACGCCTGGGAAAATTTGCCGCCTGCTGGGTTCGACATCGAGCCGCTGATGGCGCATCTGGCCCAACCCCAAACCCAGCACTTGGCGACCGACCTGCTGCAAGGGTCGATGCGGGTTCATGTGCCTACGCGCTCCCGGTTGCAGAATCTGACCCTTGCCGCGCCGCGCCGCACGCTCATTGTGCTGGATGATGTGCTGGAGCGAGAGTTTTTGAACCGCACCGCGCCAGCGATCGCCCTCCCCAGACAGCGCGGCTTTCGGGTGGAAATCGTCGATGGGCACACACCGGCCGGTCTAGCGCTTCAGGAACCGTCGCCCACGCCCACACTGCTGCAACTCTTTGTGCGGGGCAACCCGTTTCGCGGCAGCGCTGGACTGAGCCAGCTTGCAGCAGGGTGGTTTCAGCATTTGCTAGACACGCAGCAGTTGGCGGGGCTGGTGGTCTACGGCAGTCCGTATATCCTGGAGCAGTTTTTGCCGCAGTTACCCGTTGAGGTTCCCTATGTGTTCACCTATGGGCAGATGGCGCAGGCCCAGTCGATCGCCCTGCAAACCTTGCTAGTCGATTGA
- a CDS encoding M23 family metallopeptidase has product MTPLFKVRSLSVTAAFRKLRQGRQMLLGAGLGAIALLILLIAPAQATDLQIAPTNPRLGDTIAVVLRPTVPGEVAPTVTMDGTAYPVFPLSGNRYRALLPTTPLDRPGRKVIQVSGMGEPRNVAITLRDRSFPVQRIRVRGGGSGGTEYEFSRVDALKQIVSPEKYWRGAFARPASGRVSSEYGVRRYYNGVFAENYYHRGVDYAGGQGSPVVAPAAGRVVLVGRVEDGFVLHGNSVGIDHGQGVSSIFIHLSRIDVREGDFVQPGQRIGAIGATGSATGPNLHWGLFVNGKSVDPVPWRNQGFE; this is encoded by the coding sequence ATGACTCCTCTCTTCAAAGTCCGGTCGCTTTCGGTAACCGCAGCCTTTCGCAAGCTCCGTCAGGGCCGTCAGATGCTTCTGGGGGCTGGGCTAGGGGCGATCGCCCTGCTCATCCTTCTAATCGCGCCTGCCCAGGCAACCGATTTGCAAATCGCGCCGACCAATCCCCGCCTGGGAGATACCATCGCCGTTGTGCTGCGGCCCACGGTTCCTGGTGAGGTCGCACCCACTGTGACGATGGACGGCACGGCCTATCCCGTGTTTCCACTGAGTGGAAATCGCTATCGGGCGCTGCTGCCCACCACGCCGCTCGACCGGCCGGGGCGCAAGGTGATCCAGGTGTCGGGTATGGGGGAACCGCGAAATGTGGCGATCACGCTGCGCGATCGCTCGTTTCCTGTGCAGCGGATTCGGGTGCGAGGCGGCGGCTCTGGCGGCACCGAGTACGAGTTTTCTCGCGTGGATGCGCTAAAGCAAATCGTATCGCCGGAGAAATACTGGCGTGGCGCATTTGCGCGTCCCGCCAGTGGACGGGTGAGTTCAGAATATGGCGTGCGGCGCTACTATAATGGCGTGTTTGCCGAGAACTACTATCATCGCGGCGTGGACTATGCAGGTGGGCAGGGTTCACCCGTGGTGGCTCCGGCGGCGGGACGGGTGGTGCTGGTGGGGCGCGTAGAGGATGGCTTTGTGCTGCACGGCAACTCGGTTGGGATTGACCACGGCCAGGGCGTTAGCAGCATCTTCATCCACCTTAGCCGCATCGACGTGCGGGAGGGCGACTTTGTGCAGCCGGGCCAGCGAATTGGGGCGATCGGCGCGACGGGTTCTGCGACCGGGCCCAACTTGCACTGGGGGCTGTTTGTCAATGGCAAGTCCGTCGATCCGGTGCCCTGGCGCAATCAGGGGTTTGAATAG